One segment of Verrucomicrobiia bacterium DNA contains the following:
- the mutL gene encoding DNA mismatch repair endonuclease MutL, with translation MNRIHLLPDHVANQIAAGEVVERPASVVKELVENALDAQAVRITVEIQAGGRSLIRITDDGVGMSRDDALLSLERHATSKIRSADDLSAIATMGFRGEALPSIASVSRFTLTTRERDNASPEGTQIVVNGGKITEVKAAGCAPGTTIEVRQLFFNVPARRKFLRTEETESAHIQHYVTLAALAHPAIAFTFIKDTRVVWQLPAVKSGSDAAARLDALRERLRAVLGGEERLLAVDATGELNWSEGAPDEAGPETAGQTRKSPMRVWGFIGAPGVSRSTREDQHVFVNRRPVENRELNYALMEGYHTALMKGRFPLCCLFVEIDPALVDVNIHPAKREVKFHREFEVRRVVMNAVRQTLLNFHTATVPAGGAVSGPAKSAALSASPPVPAAIEPSLPKFELSPAPAPAPVPQHREQPALPMGFAPPARPVPAPVQMPAATPVAPVAAPLGTGAVPLLQVPLRMVGVIGRLYVVLESDRGLVLLDQHAAHERILYEQMLTRVEQGGQAPLQRLLLPETLELSVRDATFLRQQMETLTRLGVSLSEFGERTFLLDALPPFVKVSDARRFALELVDELKAAGEDVNSARLGEQVVAKTVCRHAVKANDPLAGRELENLVEDLRRCAMPYTCPHGRPTLIEMSWRELEKKFGRTQ, from the coding sequence ATGAACCGCATCCATCTCCTTCCCGACCACGTCGCCAACCAGATCGCCGCCGGCGAAGTGGTGGAACGTCCCGCCAGCGTGGTCAAGGAACTCGTCGAGAACGCGCTCGATGCGCAGGCCGTGCGCATCACGGTGGAAATCCAGGCGGGCGGCCGCAGCCTCATCCGCATCACCGACGACGGCGTGGGCATGAGCCGCGATGACGCGCTGCTGTCGCTCGAACGCCACGCGACGAGCAAGATTCGCAGCGCCGATGATTTGTCCGCCATTGCCACGATGGGTTTTCGCGGTGAAGCACTGCCCAGCATTGCCAGCGTCAGCCGCTTCACACTGACCACCCGCGAACGCGACAATGCCTCACCCGAGGGCACGCAGATTGTCGTCAACGGCGGGAAGATCACCGAGGTCAAAGCTGCTGGCTGTGCGCCCGGCACCACCATCGAGGTGCGGCAGTTGTTCTTCAACGTGCCCGCGCGCCGCAAGTTTTTGCGCACCGAGGAAACGGAATCGGCGCACATTCAACATTATGTGACGCTCGCGGCGCTGGCCCATCCGGCCATTGCCTTCACGTTCATCAAGGACACGCGCGTGGTGTGGCAGCTCCCTGCCGTCAAATCCGGCAGCGATGCGGCGGCCCGGTTGGACGCGCTCCGTGAACGGCTGCGCGCCGTGCTCGGCGGCGAGGAGCGGCTGCTGGCGGTGGACGCCACGGGCGAATTGAACTGGAGCGAGGGCGCGCCGGACGAAGCCGGCCCGGAAACAGCGGGGCAAACCCGAAAATCGCCAATGCGCGTCTGGGGTTTCATCGGCGCACCCGGCGTTTCGCGCTCCACCCGCGAAGACCAGCATGTGTTCGTCAACCGCCGGCCCGTCGAGAACCGCGAGCTGAATTACGCGCTGATGGAAGGGTATCACACCGCGCTGATGAAAGGCCGCTTCCCGTTGTGCTGCCTGTTCGTGGAAATTGACCCCGCGCTGGTGGACGTGAACATCCATCCGGCGAAGCGCGAAGTGAAGTTTCATCGCGAGTTCGAAGTGCGCCGCGTGGTGATGAACGCGGTGCGGCAGACGCTGCTGAATTTTCACACCGCAACGGTGCCGGCTGGCGGGGCCGTTTCTGGACCGGCCAAATCCGCGGCCCTTTCAGCGTCTCCGCCGGTGCCGGCCGCAATTGAGCCGTCGCTGCCCAAGTTTGAATTGTCCCCGGCGCCCGCGCCCGCGCCCGTGCCGCAACATCGCGAGCAGCCTGCGCTGCCCATGGGCTTCGCGCCGCCGGCCCGGCCGGTTCCCGCGCCCGTCCAGATGCCCGCGGCTACGCCGGTTGCGCCTGTGGCTGCGCCGTTGGGGACCGGAGCGGTGCCGTTGCTGCAAGTGCCGTTGCGGATGGTGGGCGTCATCGGGCGGCTTTACGTGGTGCTGGAATCGGACCGCGGCCTGGTGCTGCTCGACCAGCACGCGGCGCACGAGCGGATTTTGTATGAACAGATGCTGACGCGCGTGGAGCAGGGCGGCCAGGCGCCTTTGCAACGCCTGTTGCTGCCCGAGACGCTGGAACTCTCCGTCCGCGACGCGACGTTCCTGCGGCAGCAAATGGAAACGTTGACGCGGCTGGGCGTAAGCTTGAGCGAGTTTGGCGAGCGCACGTTTCTGCTCGATGCACTGCCGCCGTTTGTGAAGGTGAGCGACGCGCGGCGTTTTGCGCTGGAGCTGGTGGACGAGTTGAAGGCGGCGGGCGAAGACGTGAACTCCGCGCGGCTGGGCGAACAGGTCGTGGCCAAAACGGTCTGCCGTCACGCGGTGAAGGCCAACGATCCGCTGGCGGGTCGTGAACTGGAAAACCTGGTGGAAGATTTGCGCCGGTGTGCGATGCCCTACACCTGTCCGCACGGCCGGCCCACGCTGATCGAAATGAGCTGGCGCGAACTGGAGAAGAAATTCGGGCGGACGCAGTGA
- a CDS encoding ATP-binding protein yields MVSLSACKLFDGLTATELNTLRGLCRVESFPAGHEIFHEGDPGDAVYVIRAGTVEISAEVSAEKRQIITKLGPGDFFGEMAVIEFKPRSASAVAAEPVVLYRIPAGEMLTFVHHTPDIAVNLMREISHRLREFNARHVHEISQAERLTLLGRFARSIVHDLKNPLNIIGLTAETLANDNLASEARAQAVARVRRQLDRISEMVGEILEFTQGSGSAVILGQTDFAAFAQDVVGELRVELEQSGIAIHFDSEPPAVPMALNPPRLRRVFHNLLHNAAQAMPSGGIIMLRFYLKETRIIAEVEDTGPGIAPEIATKLFEPFATFGKKSGTGLGLSICKRIIEDHHGRIWTEHRPGRGAIFIFSLPRPG; encoded by the coding sequence ATGGTTTCACTGAGCGCCTGCAAGCTGTTCGACGGCCTGACGGCCACCGAGCTGAACACGTTGCGGGGGCTGTGCCGCGTGGAATCCTTTCCGGCCGGGCACGAAATCTTCCATGAAGGTGATCCGGGGGATGCGGTCTATGTCATCCGCGCCGGCACGGTGGAAATTTCCGCCGAAGTCAGCGCCGAAAAACGGCAGATCATCACCAAGCTGGGGCCGGGCGACTTTTTTGGCGAAATGGCGGTGATCGAATTCAAGCCGCGTTCCGCGTCCGCCGTTGCGGCCGAGCCGGTGGTGCTGTATCGCATCCCGGCGGGCGAAATGCTCACGTTCGTGCACCACACGCCCGACATCGCGGTCAACCTGATGCGCGAGATCAGCCATCGCTTGCGCGAGTTCAATGCGCGCCACGTCCATGAAATCTCCCAGGCCGAACGCCTGACGCTGCTGGGCCGCTTTGCCCGTTCGATTGTGCACGACCTGAAGAACCCGCTGAACATCATCGGCCTTACCGCGGAGACGCTTGCCAATGACAATCTGGCTTCTGAGGCCCGCGCCCAGGCCGTGGCGCGGGTGCGCCGCCAGCTCGACCGCATCAGCGAAATGGTCGGCGAGATTCTTGAATTCACGCAGGGCTCCGGCAGCGCGGTGATTCTGGGGCAGACGGATTTTGCCGCGTTCGCGCAGGACGTGGTTGGGGAGCTGCGTGTCGAACTCGAACAAAGCGGCATCGCCATTCATTTTGACAGCGAACCGCCCGCCGTGCCAATGGCGCTCAACCCGCCACGGTTGCGGCGTGTGTTTCACAACCTGCTCCACAACGCCGCGCAGGCCATGCCCAGCGGCGGCATCATCATGCTGCGCTTTTATTTGAAGGAAACGCGCATTATTGCCGAAGTGGAGGACACCGGTCCGGGCATCGCCCCGGAGATTGCCACGAAGCTTTTCGAGCCGTTCGCCACGTTCGGCAAAAAATCCGGCACCGGCCTCGGCCTCTCCATCTGCAAGCGCATCATCGAAGATCACCACGGGCGTATCTGGACCGAGCACCGGCCCGGGCGCGGCGCCATTTTCATCTTCTCGCTGCCGCGCCCCGGCTGA